From Pseudoalteromonas rubra, one genomic window encodes:
- a CDS encoding LPP20 family lipoprotein: MNQFRALWHQRVVSLVKSCAVATVLGLAGCSSIIDKHVEYSYVKPDSYPVLKAVGYAPLSSQPGSSESEKMLMAIKVSKLEAYRELAEQVYGHRLSASTTVQGAVAQNDGLRSQVQGLIRGAKVMKSYAVGDIYTTELELDMKRVYDLYIGEVKPRKVERVTYY; encoded by the coding sequence ATGAATCAGTTTAGAGCGCTTTGGCATCAACGGGTAGTCAGCCTGGTCAAGTCCTGTGCTGTTGCAACGGTACTGGGGCTGGCAGGATGTAGCTCTATCATAGATAAACATGTGGAATACAGTTATGTGAAGCCCGACTCTTACCCGGTCCTCAAAGCAGTCGGCTATGCCCCTTTAAGTTCACAGCCAGGCAGCAGTGAGAGCGAAAAAATGCTGATGGCCATTAAGGTATCAAAACTGGAAGCTTACCGTGAGTTGGCCGAGCAGGTGTATGGTCACAGATTAAGTGCCAGTACGACGGTACAGGGGGCTGTGGCGCAAAATGATGGATTACGCAGCCAGGTGCAGGGTCTTATTCGTGGCGCTAAGGTTATGAAGAGCTATGCGGTTGGGGATATTTACACCACTGAGCTGGAGCTGGATATGAAGCGTGTTTACGATTTGTATATTGGTGAGGTTAAGCCACGCAAGGTGGAACGGGTAACGTATTACTGA
- a CDS encoding ImmA/IrrE family metallo-endopeptidase → MLDPRNEAQKVLSRLWCDSQFPVDPVTICKSLGLEVVEMALPDKVSGALIKEAGVDPVIVLHQDDHLNRKRFSCAHELGHYISRIESDNTDKEYEYIDLRGPSASTGEDEEEVFANQFAANLLMPNEEVKRLHRKKVAHFEMAIHFGVSVEALKYKLNALELL, encoded by the coding sequence GTGCTGGATCCGAGAAATGAAGCTCAAAAAGTGCTTAGTCGTTTATGGTGTGACAGCCAGTTTCCGGTTGATCCTGTTACTATCTGTAAGTCACTTGGGCTGGAAGTTGTTGAGATGGCGCTGCCGGATAAAGTGTCCGGGGCGTTGATCAAAGAAGCCGGCGTCGATCCTGTTATTGTGCTGCATCAGGACGATCATTTAAATCGTAAGCGGTTTAGCTGTGCCCATGAGCTGGGTCATTATATTTCTCGCATCGAGTCTGACAACACAGATAAAGAATACGAATATATCGACCTCAGAGGTCCGAGCGCGTCAACCGGCGAAGACGAGGAAGAAGTGTTTGCCAACCAGTTTGCTGCAAACTTGCTGATGCCCAATGAAGAAGTGAAACGGTTGCACCGTAAGAAAGTTGCTCATTTTGAGATGGCCATTCATTTTGGTGTGTCCGTTGAAGCACTCAAATATAAGCTCAATGCGCTGGAGCTGTTGTAA
- the flgN gene encoding flagellar protein FlgN, whose amino-acid sequence MDDQTVLCAHQLTAQINLLEALTQLLDDELEALASRNGDNLKEIARTKLTTLNQLQKLDKDLSKYPQSTFSHDEIVPLTDQVKALLYHCKKQNDVNAQAAHQAQLTVRELKDILIGAPTSMTYGQDGSVVSNMGELVKNLKA is encoded by the coding sequence GTGGACGACCAAACGGTACTGTGTGCCCATCAGCTAACAGCGCAAATCAATCTTCTGGAAGCTCTGACCCAGCTTCTGGATGATGAATTAGAGGCGCTCGCTTCTCGCAACGGAGACAACCTCAAGGAAATCGCGCGCACTAAGCTCACGACCTTAAATCAGCTTCAAAAATTGGACAAAGACCTCTCCAAATACCCGCAAAGCACGTTCAGCCATGACGAAATTGTCCCCTTAACCGACCAGGTTAAAGCGTTATTGTATCACTGTAAGAAACAAAATGACGTAAACGCACAGGCGGCGCATCAGGCACAACTTACAGTGCGTGAACTTAAAGACATTTTGATTGGTGCGCCAACTTCAATGACCTATGGTCAGGATGGCAGTGTGGTGTCTAACATGGGTGAGTTGGTTAAAAACCTCAAAGCCTGA
- the flgM gene encoding flagellar biosynthesis anti-sigma factor FlgM, producing MVNNINGQNQPNNVATNAKQQRAELQRNEASNTAAKPQAQVKAAADSVSLTPQAQQLKGLQEKAQQAPSFDSKKVDELKKAIAEGKYQVDGEKLAKNIAAFEFDLFG from the coding sequence ATGGTAAACAACATTAACGGTCAAAATCAGCCGAACAATGTTGCAACAAATGCAAAGCAACAACGTGCTGAATTACAAAGAAATGAAGCAAGTAATACCGCAGCTAAACCGCAAGCACAGGTAAAAGCGGCTGCCGACTCAGTGAGTCTGACGCCACAAGCACAACAACTCAAGGGGCTGCAAGAAAAAGCGCAGCAAGCACCTTCTTTCGACAGCAAAAAAGTCGATGAGCTGAAAAAAGCCATTGCCGAAGGCAAATATCAGGTTGATGGCGAAAAACTGGCTAAAAATATTGCCGCCTTTGAGTTCGATTTATTTGGATAG
- the flgA gene encoding flagellar basal body P-ring formation chaperone FlgA → MSLLKITLSAYFFPIVAYFLATSFAYGQTYESKGIEKLAIEFISEQLPTPTQAEEQQQVSALPLDTRIPERQCLRPLQISSKSSPPFNRQVTVMVRCDDLESWVQFVHVKIETLLPVIVSTRMLDKGVLLTAEDVTIEMRPKHFVRAANIDDMTLLVGSKTKRRIQQGKPISMFQICMICKGDNVTILASDGTLMIKTTGIALQDGNLGEQIRVKNARSGKTVLARVKDVDSVAVKI, encoded by the coding sequence ATGAGTTTGTTAAAAATTACATTATCCGCTTATTTCTTTCCCATAGTGGCATATTTTTTAGCCACGTCATTTGCTTATGGTCAAACCTATGAGTCAAAAGGCATTGAGAAATTAGCAATAGAATTTATCTCGGAGCAGCTCCCAACGCCAACCCAGGCAGAAGAGCAACAACAGGTGTCGGCACTGCCACTGGATACACGCATTCCTGAGCGCCAGTGCCTGCGCCCATTGCAAATTAGCAGCAAATCCAGTCCGCCATTTAACCGTCAGGTCACGGTCATGGTGCGCTGTGACGACCTTGAGTCCTGGGTTCAGTTTGTTCATGTAAAAATCGAAACACTATTACCCGTTATTGTAAGTACCCGAATGTTAGACAAAGGAGTGCTGTTAACTGCAGAGGATGTAACAATCGAGATGCGACCCAAGCACTTTGTCCGTGCTGCCAACATTGACGATATGACCTTGCTTGTTGGCAGTAAAACCAAACGCCGTATCCAGCAGGGCAAGCCGATCAGCATGTTTCAGATTTGCATGATTTGCAAAGGAGATAACGTGACAATCCTGGCCAGTGATGGCACACTGATGATTAAAACCACTGGTATTGCCTTGCAGGATGGGAACTTAGGAGAACAAATCCGGGTCAAAAATGCAAGATCAGGAAAAACGGTGCTTGCAAGGGTGAAAGATGTTGATTCAGTAGCAGTCAAAATCTGA
- a CDS encoding chemotaxis protein CheV, with product MAGILDSVNQRTQLVGQNRLELLLFRLRGRQRFGINVFKVREVLQCPPLTAMPKSNAFIRGVAHIRGQTISVIDMSLAVGGPPIENIKDCFIIIAEYNRSVQGFLVGAVERIVNMNWEKIMPPPSGAGRYSYLTAVTEIENELVEILDVEKILNEICPINTEVSQEIVADGEMQRDLGERIVFIADDSAVARNQVKRALEPLGVQTELAKNGKEALIRLKEIAEMDCQNDVTERVGLLISDVEMPEMDGYTLTAEIKADPKLAPLHVILHTSLSGVFNHAMIEKVGADDFIAKFNPHELATAVKKWVHCD from the coding sequence ATGGCAGGTATTTTGGACTCAGTAAACCAACGAACGCAGTTGGTGGGTCAAAACCGACTTGAACTTTTACTATTTCGCCTCAGAGGGCGTCAACGCTTTGGGATCAATGTATTCAAAGTAAGAGAAGTATTACAGTGCCCACCCCTGACGGCAATGCCCAAGTCCAATGCTTTCATTCGAGGCGTTGCACACATTAGGGGACAAACTATTTCCGTGATAGACATGTCGTTGGCTGTCGGCGGACCACCTATTGAGAATATCAAAGACTGCTTCATTATTATCGCTGAATACAACCGTTCGGTGCAGGGCTTTTTGGTCGGTGCAGTTGAACGAATAGTGAACATGAACTGGGAAAAAATAATGCCACCCCCTTCCGGCGCGGGTCGTTATTCCTATCTGACAGCGGTGACTGAAATCGAAAATGAACTGGTAGAGATCCTGGATGTAGAAAAGATCCTCAACGAGATCTGCCCGATCAATACTGAGGTCAGTCAGGAAATTGTCGCTGATGGGGAGATGCAACGTGACCTTGGTGAGCGTATCGTCTTTATTGCCGATGATTCTGCGGTAGCACGTAATCAGGTTAAACGTGCATTAGAGCCTTTGGGCGTTCAGACTGAGCTGGCCAAAAATGGTAAAGAAGCCCTGATCCGGTTAAAAGAGATTGCGGAGATGGACTGTCAGAATGACGTCACTGAGCGTGTAGGCTTACTGATCTCAGACGTTGAGATGCCTGAAATGGATGGATACACCCTCACCGCCGAGATAAAAGCGGATCCTAAGCTGGCGCCTTTGCATGTTATTTTACATACTTCATTGAGTGGCGTATTTAACCACGCAATGATCGAAAAGGTCGGTGCTGACGACTTTATTGCTAAATTTAACCCGCATGAATTGGCAACAGCCGTGAAGAAATGGGTTCATTGCGATTAA
- a CDS encoding CheR family methyltransferase has protein sequence MENKHLEQSEYDQFRTFLEQQCGIVLGDNKLYLVKSRLAPLMSRFSVDSLSALVSKTLSPHERQLRAAVVDAMTTNETLWFRDQYPFELLKTKIFPEFKDLRRPVKIWSAASSSGQEPYSIAMSANEYQTTNPGALKMGVQIVGTDISNTMLDMCKNAEYDALALARGLSPERKKKFFADSGNGMAKVNEPIRRMVNFRHLNLLDSYALLGKFDVIFCRNVLIYFSPDVKAKIISQFAQALNPNGYLFLGASESMAGLNNDFDMLRCNPGIIYQKKS, from the coding sequence TTGGAAAATAAACACTTAGAACAAAGCGAGTATGATCAGTTTCGCACTTTTTTAGAACAACAGTGTGGGATTGTACTGGGCGACAATAAACTGTATTTAGTGAAAAGCAGACTGGCGCCTCTGATGTCTCGTTTTAGCGTTGACTCTCTGTCAGCTTTGGTGAGTAAAACGCTTAGTCCCCACGAGCGGCAATTGCGTGCCGCCGTTGTGGATGCGATGACCACCAACGAAACCCTGTGGTTTCGCGATCAATATCCTTTTGAACTGCTCAAGACTAAAATATTTCCTGAGTTTAAGGACCTGCGTCGTCCTGTTAAAATTTGGTCTGCTGCGAGTTCTTCCGGACAAGAGCCTTATTCAATAGCCATGTCTGCCAATGAATATCAGACCACTAATCCCGGTGCGCTCAAAATGGGTGTGCAGATTGTCGGTACTGATATCTCAAATACCATGCTGGATATGTGTAAGAATGCAGAATATGACGCGCTGGCACTGGCACGTGGCCTGTCACCGGAACGCAAGAAAAAGTTTTTTGCAGACAGTGGCAATGGTATGGCCAAAGTCAATGAGCCTATTCGCCGTATGGTTAATTTCAGGCATTTAAATTTGCTTGATTCCTATGCCTTACTGGGTAAGTTTGACGTGATTTTTTGTCGTAACGTACTCATCTACTTTTCGCCAGATGTAAAGGCGAAGATCATCAGCCAGTTTGCTCAGGCACTTAACCCAAATGGGTATTTGTTCCTGGGAGCCTCTGAATCTATGGCCGGTCTTAACAACGACTTTGATATGCTGCGTTGCAATCCCGGTATTATTTATCAGAAAAAATCGTAA